In a single window of the Rhizoctonia solani chromosome 16, complete sequence genome:
- a CDS encoding TNFR/NGFR cysteine-rich region family protein, translated as MPRRLRYLFRPRFHPMLDLPAFSSSQIIRRKMSPVFVLWRTIFFDSASGTCRSCDAGCSSCAGAGGQMCTACPVGKVLQSGQCVDSGCGETYFGLCLSTFATSTKTTTTVGLSPLHGALVGTSSIGFLVIGLLFWRRRARKQRAERTAAFADNLPDHDAGRGKWEWGRVWRMRREEGWFSGLKLLVRGMGSRRRGRRQFHREMSLRKLGGQGRRSYKDAEEDPRWRNLHPRREAPDTFVFDRPVVPAGPGTGKSWWRDQDQDRQSMDSERGKATEGVYGKINPESHFARTLSSVSGGSVRRPVIQRSETPEAERMEPDMTGASAHTFGVAPTIARTPSLGSQKGGPVGLASNPTGSSISQRSNHLALNHTGSDIQAGNWMLPDHTGMESVPSHFTGSVATQNTGFGTHPAQANSTMPLVGQQTGISSVPSHLTGNSSVVFHHTGSSNSLSPHPTGASILVPQAGTQTTPRAPLAYAPFLESSINPQPRQPIRDGSNINPFSRTLTVTPRPSNEMLMMSPPPHGIPSSPVWPGAVGGSYWYGPGPQGQQSQLKLGDKNPFRRI; from the coding sequence ATGCCACGCCGATTGCGCTACCTGTTCCGGCCCCGGTTCCACCCAATGCTCGACCTGCCCGCCTTCTCGTCCTCTCAAATCATCAGACGGAAGATGTCTCCCGTCTTCGTCCTGTGGCGCACAATCTTTTTCGACTCGGCGTCCGGAACGTGTCGGTCGTGCGATGCCGGATGTTCAAGTTGTGCAGGAGCGGGCGGACAAATGTGTACCGCGTGCCCGGTAGGCAAGGTTCTCCAGTCCGGACAGTGCGTTGATTCTGGATGCGGGGAAACTTACTTTGGGTTGTGTCTGAGCACGTTTGCAACATCGACCAAGACTACCACCACCGTTGGACTTTCCCCTCTGCATGGTGCATTGGTCGGGACATCTTCGATCGGGTTTCTTGTAATCGGTCTTTTATTCTGGCGACGCCGTGCGAGAAAGCAACGGGCCGAACGCACTGCCGCGTTTGCCGATAACCTTCCGGATCACGACGCGGGCCGCGGAAAATGGGAATGGGGGCGAGTTTGGCGCATGAGACGTGAAGAGGGCTGGTTCTCCGGTTTGAAACTCCTCGTTCGGGGGATGGGTTCGCGTCGTCGGGGAAGGAGACAGTTCCATCGCGAGATGAGTTTACGCAAGCTTGGAGGGCAAGGTCGACGATCCTACAAGGATGCCGAAGAAGATCCAAGGTGGCGGAATCTCCATCCTAGGAGGGAAGCCCCTGATACTTTTGTATTCGATCGACCGGTTGTGCCGGCCGGTCCTGGAACCGGGAAGAGTTGGTGGAGGGACCAGGACCAGGATCGGCAGTCGATGGACTCGGAGCGCGGAAAGGCCACCGAGGGAGTATATGGGAAGATCAACCCCGAATCGCATTTTGCGCGGACGCTGAGCTCTGTGAGTGGAGGCTCGGTTAGGAGGCCTGTTATCCAGCGCAGCGAGACGCCCGAAGCGGAGAGGATGGAACCGGATATGACGGGCGCATCGGCGCATACATTCGGAGTGGCACCTACAATCGCCCGCACACCTTCGTTGGGATCACAAAAGGGCGGACCGGTGGGCTTGGCGTCCAACCCAACGGGATCTTCGATATCTCAGCGCTCGAACCATCTCGCCTTGAATCATACTGGTTCGGACATCCAAGCTGGAAACTGGATGCTGCCCGACCATACTGGAATGGAGTCGGTCCCATCCCACTTTACAGGATCAGTCGCCACACAAAATACAGGCTTTGGAACACATCCAGCTCAAGCAAACTCTACTATGCCCCTCGTTGGCCAGCAAACCGGTATCTCGAGTGTTCCATCCCATCTTACCGGCAATTCATCCGTCGTTTTTCATCATACGGGTTCGTCCAACTCGCTCTCGCCTCATCCAACCGGTGCATCAATCCTGGTACCCCAAGCCGGGACACAAACAACACCTCGCGCCCCACTCGCTTACGCCCCCTTCCTCGAGTCTTCAATCAACCCCCAGCCTCGTCAGCCTATCCGAGATGGGTCAAATATCAACCCGTTTAGCCGAACTCTTACAGTCACACCACGACCCAGTAATGAGATGTTGATGATGAGCCCTCCACCGCACGGTATCCCATCCAGCCCGGTCTGGCCGGGAGCCGTTGGAGGGTCGTATTGGTATGGCCCGGGGCCTCAGGGCCAGCAGTCTCAGCTGAAGTTGGGAGATAAGAACCCGTTTAGGCGTATCTAG
- a CDS encoding TNFR/NGFR cysteine-rich region family protein has product MEAVIGRLAAESIQGGRERARLVSVLHDLSLCLSVRAAAEVCSPTQCIPGTFNTTLGASFSSVILLPGTYSSDSAASKLVSISDPPSTPSGIIISNSSSFPYTVSVSSGALAFGANHYVGDSILVALSSNLSSPRLPASVAVPPNTAVTFRSASSQSSLVIFASVPDTAQLPLTAPDLTFSAVQSTSCSPACASGGACTANGTCACAQGFSGSQCEQCAPGFFGPTCQKCQDACCDDGMAGSGKCLGSKNKTSSDICGCDKGTCGSDGRCTCNAGWASPTSGQNSTVKCSVCAPGFFQDASGECQVRPFNRLYHYDLPRRPISRPCDFDLLLMLSHMQDLYWAPINPLALQPVLLAPSHPFLSFRLPPRSPAPLVFQASYSRPLNDVNVPVRQEPLSVPKMDSRVLRAMDLVPNAPEMLHFALPVREVAARWMGSV; this is encoded by the exons ATGGAAGCGGTCATAGGAAGGCTTGCCGCGGAGAGTATACAAGGGGGGCGGGAGCGAGCAAGGCTCGTCAGTGTTCTTCATGATCTCAGTCTTTGCTTGTCTGTTCGCGCTG CGGCCGAGGTGTGCTCTCCGACCCAATGTATTCCAGGCACCTTCAACACCACCC TGGGGGCATCCTTCTCCTCTGTCATTCTTTTACCAGGAACATACTCTTCTGACTCGGCTGCCTCTAAACTTGTATCGATATCCGATCCTCCTTCAACACCTTCCGGAATAATCATTTCCAACTCGTCATCGTTCCCTTATACCGTCTCCGTGTCTTCTGGTGCTCTTGCGTTTGGGGCAAACCACTATGTCGGCGATTCAATCCTCGTCGCTTTGTCATCAAACCTGTCTTCTCCTCGTCTACCAGCGTCTGTGGCTGTTCCCCCCAATACTGCTGTGACTTTTCGCTCGGCCTCTTCGCAGTCTTCCCTCGTTATTTTCGCTTCCGTCCCTGACACGGCCCAGCTCCCCTTGACCGCTCCAGACTTGACCTTTTCCGCCGTACAGTCCACATCCTGTTCTCCGGCGTGTGCATCAGGAGGTGCGTGTACAGCAAATGGTACATGTGCTTGCGCGCAGGGGTTTTCGGGATCTCAGTGCGAACAATGCGCACCTGGCTTCTTTGGACCCACATGCCAAAAGTGTCAAGACGCATGCTGCGACGATGGGATGGCCGGTTCTGGAAAATGCCTAGGCTCGAAGAACAAAACTTCATCCGACATCTGTGGGTGTGACAAGGGCACGTGTGGGAGCGATGGAAGATGCACCTGCAATGCTGGCTGGGCGAGTCCCACGTCTGGTCAAAACTCAACCGTAAAGTGCAGCGTGTGCGCTCCCGGTTTCTTCCAAGATGCTTCTGGTGAATGTCAAG TGCGTCCCTTCAACCGGCTCTACCACTACGACCTGCCCCGACGGCCAATTTCTCGACCCTGCGACTTCGACTTGCTCCTCATGCTCTCCCATATGCAAGACTTGTACTGGGCCCCTATCAATCCA CTTGCCCTTCAACCTGTACTTCTTGCTCCATCCCATCCTTTTCTGTCGTTTCGACTCCCGCCCAGATCACCTGCTCCGCTTGTCTTCCAGGCTTCGTACTCACGCCCTCTAAACGATGTGAACGTACCTGTCCGGCAGGAACCTTTGTCAGTCCCCAAGATGGATTCACGTGTACTCCGTGCGATGGATCTTGTGCCGAATGCGCCGGAGATGCTACATTTTGCACTGCCTGTTCGGGAGGTCGCGGCGCGCTGGATGGGAAGTGTGTAG
- a CDS encoding cytochrome P450 family protein, with protein MDRLNAIIFSIVVFATVSIKWIKRGHPKAPLPPSPKSYPFLGNIPVILARDEHVAYRNWSRELNNDVICIKVPGAKLIVINSARAALDLLEKSSDKLLSRPRISVIDTEFFDLTRLLALLRYGERWKQSRRLMNLSFRKSAVPVYFRVQTKHARQAAIMILERPDDYIVTCVYGYEVASSNDEILQLAENASVHLGKALAPFNFLVNIIPWLRRVPSWFPGTGWKQTTREWSQEFVRTISLPYEHTVAQMAIGDATYSALSQILRSFPNQGVTEEQKELAMWTAGSVFTAAVDSLHATLQVIILLMTVHRDAQAKAQREIDSVTEGRRLPEMGDLQDMLYTRSLVLEALRWMPITPLGIPRICEDDVQYNGYTIPKGALVFGNIWAINRDEEKYQDPEAFLPERFMDPSTPEPVTFGFGRRICPGIHFAHSSLFINVATILSIFDIHPVQDEQGRDIVPQIGLVMGTLAMNPIPFKCTITPRSDMHRRLLDEEI; from the exons ATGGATCGGCTCAACGCTATCATCTTCTCTATTGTCGTGTTTGCAACAGTATCCATCAAATGGATCAAACGGGGTCATCCAAAGGCTCCGCTCCCACCTTCCCCAAAATCGTATCCTTTTTTGGGGAACATACCGGTTATACTAGCAAGGGACGAGCATGTTGCTTACCGAAATTGGTCTCGTGAACTAAATA ACGATGTTATCTGTATAAAAGTTCCAGGTGCAAAATTGATTGTTATCAACTCTGCTCGCGCAGCGCTGGATCTTCTGGAGAAAAGCTCGGACAAGCTTTTGAGTCGACCAAGGATTTCAGTAATAGATACTGAGTT CTTTGATTTGACCCGTCTACTTGCCTTATTGCGCTATGGTGAACGCTGGAAGCAATCGCGTCGACTGATGAACCTTTCATTTCGAAAAAGTGCGGTCCCCGTATATTTTAGGGTACAGACAAAGCACGCACGCCAGGCAGCCATAATGATACTTGAGCGGCCGGATGACTAC ATCGTGACATGTGTATATGGTTATGAAGTCGCCTCGTCCAACGACGAGATACTTCAATTGGCTGAGAATGCGTCTGTTCATCTTGGCAAGGCACTTGCACCCTTTA ATTTCCTTGTCAACATAATTCCATGGCTGAGACGAGTTCCCTCTTGGTTTCCCGGTACAGGTTGGAAGCAAACCACTAGAGAATGGAGTCAGGAGTTTGTTCGGACTATTAGTCTGCCTTATGAGCATACAGTTGCCCAGATG GCCATAGGCGATGCTACGTATTCCGCTCTAAGCCAGATTCTGCGATCTTTTCCGAATCAAGGAGTCACAGAAGAGCAGAAGGAATTGGCAATGTGGACGGCAGGGTCTGTGTTTACAG CCGCAGTAGACTCG TTACATGCAACCCTTCAAGTTATAATTCTGCTCATGACAGTACATCGAGATGCCCAAGCCAAGGCTCAAAGAGAAATCGATAGCGTAACCGAGGGCAGGCGTCTACCCGAGATGGGTGACCTGCAAGATATGCTATATACGCGTAGCCTCGTACTTGAAGCTCTCAGATGGATGCCAATAACCCCATTGG GTATACCGCGTATCTGCGAAGATGATGTTCAATATAACGGATATACTATACCGAAAGGTGCATTAGT GTTCGGTAACATTTG GGCGATAAACCGAGACGAAGAGAAATATCAAGATCCCGAGGCTTTTCTACCTGAACGTTTTATGGATCCAAGCACCCCCGAGCCAGTAACCTTTGGATTCGGCCGCAG AATATGCCCCGGAATACATTTCGCACACTCTTCATTATTCATAAACGTCGCTACAATTTTATCGATCTTTGATATCCACCCAGTACAGGATGAACAAGGAAGAGACATAGTACCGCAGATTGGATTGGTCATGGGCACTTTAGCAAT GAACCCAATCCCATTCAAGTGCACGATCACCCCTCGCTCGGACATGCATCGTCGGCTACTCGATGAGGAAATTTAA